The genomic DNA GGGATTGCTTATAACCAAGAGGAATTTGAGGAAATTTGTCAATCTGGTTTGGAAGCGTCTCCAGTTGACCAAATATTGGTGGAAAAATCTTTGCTGGGGTGGAAAGAGTATGAATTAGAGGTAATGCGCGATTTAGCAGATAATGTGGTGATTATTTGCTCGATTGAAAACCTCGATCCAATGGGGATACACACTGGAGATTCAATTACGGTTGCTCCGGCTCAAACTTTAACGGATAAAGAGTATCAACGGTTGCGGGATGCTTCAATTAAGATTATTCGCGAGATTGGCGTAGAAACTGGAGGATCGAATATTCAGTTTGCCGTAAATCCAGCCAATGGGGAAATAGTTGTCATCGAAATGAATCCTCGCGTCAGCCGGAGTTCAGCTTTGGCATCAAAAGCAACAGGGTTCCCAATTGCTAAAATTGCCGCTAAATTGGCAGTTGGTTACACTCTGAATGAAATTTCTAACGATATCACCAAAAAAACTCCAGCCTCTTTTGAACCAACCATTGATTATGTAGTTACGAAAATACCTCGATTTGCGTTTGAGAAGTTTCCTGGTTCTCAACCCGTTTTGACTACCCAAATGAAGTCAGTGGGGGAAGCAATGGCAATTGGACGAACTTTTTGCGAATCTTTCCAAAAAGCTTTGCGATCGCTAGAAACGGGTAGATCCGGCTGGGGATGCGATTTTAGCGAGAAAATCCCTTCTTTAGAACAAGTTAAATCTAGTTTACGAACACCCAACCCCGATCGCATTTTCTCTGTCCGTCACGCCATGTTGCTGGGTGTGGCTAATGCAGAAATCTATGAATTGACGGGAATTGACCCGTGGTTCTTGGATAAAATGCAGGATATTTTAGAAACCGAAAAGTTGCTCCGAGAAAGTCCCCTGAAGTCAATCGATCGCGACACGATGTGGGAGATTAAACGGTATGGATTTAGCGATCGCCAAATCGCTTTTGCCACTAAAACTAATGAAGATGAAGTGAGGAAATATCGGAAAGAATTAGGGATTAAGCCAGCTTATAAACTAGTAGATACTTGTGCGGCTGAGTTTGAAGCTTTTACTCCTTATTACTATTCTACCTACGAAGAGGAGTCAGAGGTTATTCCTTCAGATCGCCGCAAGGTGATGATTTTAGGTGGTGGTCCGAACCGGATTGGACAGGGAATAGAATTTGATTATTGCTGTTGTCATGCGGCTTATTCCTTGACTGACGAAGGATTTGAGACGATTATGGTCAACTCTAATCCAGAAACCGTTTCCACTGATTATGATACGAGCGATCGCCTCTATTTTGAGCCTTTGACGAAAGAAGACGTGCTGAATATCATGGAAGCAGAGAACCCTGAAGGCGCGATCGTTCAATTTGGAGGTCAAACCCCCTTAAAACTGGCTTTACCCCTAGAAAAGTTTTTAAATAACCAAAGTGAAATTAAAACTAAAATCTGGGGAACTTCACCGGAATCGATCAATGTTGCGGAAGATAGGGAACAATTCTCCAAAATACTGCAAGAATTAGCCATAAAACAACCAGATAATGGGATTGCTCGTAACTACCAAGATGCATTAATCGTAGCCCGTCAAATTGGCTATCCAGTAGTGGTTCGTCCTTCTTACGTGCTGGGAGGTAGAGCGATGGAAATCGTCTACTCAGATGCCGAATTAGAGCGGTATATGACCTATGCAGTGCAAGTAGAACCAGATCATCCGATTTTGATCGATAAGTTTTTAGAAAAAGCCATAGAAGTCGATGTAGATGCGATCGCCGATGCCACAGGTCAAGTCGTCATTGCTGGAATTATGGAGCATATCGAACAAGCAGGGATTCATTCTGGTGATTCAGCCTGTTCTTTGCCTTATACCTCTTTAAATCCTTCAACTGTAGAAACTATTCGCAATTGGACAATTCAACTAGCCAAAGCCTTAAAAGTAATTGGCTTAATCAATATCCAGTTTGCTGTAGTTAGCAACCAAGATGGAGAAGGTCAAGTATATATCCTAGAAGCTAACCCCCGCGCCTCTCGTACCGTTCCTTTTGTCGCCAAAGCGACTGGTGTACCCCTAGCTGCATTTGCAGCGAGAATTATGTCTGGAAAAACCTTGGAATCTTTAAACTTTACCCAAGAAGTAATTCCCCGACACGTAGCTGTTAAAGAAGCAGTCCTACCCTTTGAAAAGTTTGCTGGAACCGACACTATTTTAGGCCCAGAGATGCGTTCGACTGGTGAAGTTATGGGAATTGACGTAGACTTCGGACGA from Merismopedia glauca CCAP 1448/3 includes the following:
- the carB gene encoding carbamoyl-phosphate synthase large subunit — its product is MPRRQDLQKILLLGSGPIVIGQACEFDYSGTQACKALREEGYQVILVNSNPATIMTDPETADRTYIEPLTPELVAKVIEKERPDALLPTMGGQTALNLAVSLAKSGVLEKYGVELIGAKLEAIEKAEDRLLFKQAMEKIGVGVCPSGIATTLAESKAIASQIGTYPLIIRPAFTLGGTGGGIAYNQEEFEEICQSGLEASPVDQILVEKSLLGWKEYELEVMRDLADNVVIICSIENLDPMGIHTGDSITVAPAQTLTDKEYQRLRDASIKIIREIGVETGGSNIQFAVNPANGEIVVIEMNPRVSRSSALASKATGFPIAKIAAKLAVGYTLNEISNDITKKTPASFEPTIDYVVTKIPRFAFEKFPGSQPVLTTQMKSVGEAMAIGRTFCESFQKALRSLETGRSGWGCDFSEKIPSLEQVKSSLRTPNPDRIFSVRHAMLLGVANAEIYELTGIDPWFLDKMQDILETEKLLRESPLKSIDRDTMWEIKRYGFSDRQIAFATKTNEDEVRKYRKELGIKPAYKLVDTCAAEFEAFTPYYYSTYEEESEVIPSDRRKVMILGGGPNRIGQGIEFDYCCCHAAYSLTDEGFETIMVNSNPETVSTDYDTSDRLYFEPLTKEDVLNIMEAENPEGAIVQFGGQTPLKLALPLEKFLNNQSEIKTKIWGTSPESINVAEDREQFSKILQELAIKQPDNGIARNYQDALIVARQIGYPVVVRPSYVLGGRAMEIVYSDAELERYMTYAVQVEPDHPILIDKFLEKAIEVDVDAIADATGQVVIAGIMEHIEQAGIHSGDSACSLPYTSLNPSTVETIRNWTIQLAKALKVIGLINIQFAVVSNQDGEGQVYILEANPRASRTVPFVAKATGVPLAAFAARIMSGKTLESLNFTQEVIPRHVAVKEAVLPFEKFAGTDTILGPEMRSTGEVMGIDVDFGRAFAKAQIGASQRLPLSGTVFVSTQNRDKEAVVPVVQELIELGFNIVSTVGTRQVLQQHGFTVELVLKLHEGRPHVIDSMKNERIQLIINTPSGEEGQVDGRLIRRTALAYKIPMVTTIAGAKATAAAIRCLQSQPLEVKALQDYLSSGF